TTGCCATGAAATCTGAAAGCATCCGATTTACCGGCGCCGGGAACCTGCAATTGGCGGGCAAGCTCGAATTGCCGGCCGATAGGAAACCCGCCGCTTTTGCACTGTTCGCCCACTGCTTTACCTGTTCCAAGGATTTGCGGGCGGTACGCGAAGTAGCCAGGTCGTTGACTATGAGCGGTTTTGGCGTTTTGCGCTTTGATTTTACCGGCCTGGGCGGCAGCGATGGCGAATTCGCATCCACGGATTTTTCGAGGAATATCGGGGATCTGGTGGCCGCTTCGGATTTCCTGAAATCCCATTTTGAGGCCCCGCAACTGCTCGTAGGCCATTCCCTGGGGGGTACCGCCTGTCTGGCTGCGGCTTTTGAGCTTCCCGATGTACGGGCGGTGGCAACCATCGGCAGCCCGGCCAACCCAAAGCATGTAACCGGCTTGTTGGGGGAATCCCTTGAAACCATCGAGACAACGGGCAGCGCCGAGGTCCGAATCGGCGGCCGGCCTTTCAGGATCCGGAAAGAATTCCTGGACGACCTGGAGGATCATCCCCTGGAAGAACGCCTGGGCTCCCTGGGGAAAGCCCTGTTGCTGTTGCATTCCCCCCAGGATACCATCGTGGGCATCGACCAGGCCGAACGGCTTTACAGGGCGGCCCGGCACCCCAAGAGTTTCATCACCCTGGACGGGGCCGACCACCTGCTCAGCCTGCCGTCCGATGCCCGGTACGCCGGTTCGGTGATTGCTTCCTGGGCAGCCCGGTATACGGTGCAACCAGACCAACCGCCCCTGAAAACGGAGCAGCAGGTGGTAGCCAGCCTGGAAGCGGACGCCGGGTTTACCACAAAAATGCTCGTGGGCAACCACCGCATGCTGGCGGACGAACCGGAGAGTTTCGGCGGCCGGGACCTGGGCCCGTCCCCTTACGAACTGGTGGCAGCAGGCCTTTCGGCCTGTACGGCCATGACGCTTCAGATGTACGCCAAACGAAAAAAATGGGACTTGCAGCACGTGGAAGTCCACACCTCCCACGGCAAAGAACACGCCCTTGATTGCGACCAGTGCGAATCCGGGGAGGCACGGATCGATACCTTTCGAAGGGAAATCCGCATAACCGGAGACCTGGATGAAAAGCAGGTGCAAAAACTGCTCGAAATCGCCGATAAGTGCCCGGTCCACAGAACCCTGCACGGACCCGTCCAAATCCTGACGCGCCTTTCGCCATGATCCGGAGCCCAGAGTTTGAAACCACCCTGCAGGATACCCATGCCCTGGCCCTACCGGATGCGGTAGTCCGTCCGTTCGTTGAAAAAGACATGCGCCGGGTGGTGGTTTGCGCCAGATTCGAAGGAAAATCCGTCCGTTATCACGCTGCACTCCAGAAGCGCCATGGGGCCTTTTATATAATGTTCAACCGGAAAAACCAGAAATCCCTGGGCGTCTTCCCCAATGATTATTTTACCGTGCGTCTCGAAGAAGACCAGACGGAGTTCGGGGTGGACTTGCCGCCCGAGCTCGAGGAAGTCTTCCGCCAGGACACAGATGCCCTTGAAATGTTTCGCCAATTAACCCCGGGGGCCTGCCGCTCTGTGATCTATTGGGTCCGGGGGGTGGCCTCCCCCCAAAGGCGTATCGAACGCTCCCTGACGGTCAGCCGCCGGCTGCACCAGGGGGCGAAAACAGCTAGTGATCTGGTTAAAGGAAAGCCGGATTGAGGTTGCCATCCATTGGAATATTCCCTATTTTTAGCCGAATCCAAAAACAGTAAAATGAAAAAGACCACCATAAGCGTAATCGCACTTCTTTTTGCAATCAGCTTCAGCTGCAAAGAAACCAAGAAAGAGGCCGACGCCGCCGCGGATGAAATGGAAGAAAATATGGAAACTGTCACTGAGGAAGTCAGTGAGGAAATCGTCAAGTTCACCATGGAGCCCAAGAGCGACAGCGGGGTGCAGGGAGACGTCAGTTTTACCGAGAAAGATGGAACAGTGATGATGGAGGCATCCTTCACAGGCCTCAGCGCAGGGGAACACGCCATCCACATCCACCAAAACGCCGATTGCTCGGCAGCTGACGGGACTTCTGCAGGCGGGCACTGGAACCCGACCGGGGAGCCCCATGGACAGTGGGGGGACGAAGCCGGATACCACAAAGGCGATATCGGGAATTTCACGGCCGCCGAAGATGGCACCGCCACTGTGGAATTCGAGACCGACCAATGGTGCCTGGGCTGTGAAGACCCGAACAAGAATATTATCGGCAAGGCCGTTATCGTACACCAGGGCGCGGACGACTTTACTTCCCAGCCCAGCGGGGCGGCCGGCGCGCGCGTAAGCTGCACCGGTATAATCCAATAATCCGCACAGGTTCCGATACCGAGCAAAACCCAGACCCTACCCTATTGGAACAGGACCTCCTGATTGAACAATTTAAGGCCGGCCGTTTAGCCGCCTTTAAAGAATTGCATACCCGGTATGCCCCGAATATCTGTGGGGTGATCCACACGATTTTAAGAAACCGGGAACGGGCCGAGGAGCTCACCCAGGACGTCTTTGTTAAAATCTGGGACTACCGGGCCAGTTACGACGCCTCCAAAGGCCGCTTCTTTACCTGGGTCCTGAATATTGCCCGCAATGCGGCAATCGACGAATTGCGCTCTAAATCGCACAAAGAGCAGCAATTGAACCTTCATACGACCTTTTTCGTAGATATGGCAGAAGAGCAGGAGGAGCAAACCTTCGGCGTGGACATGAATCGCGTCAAGGGGTTGATCCGCGGCCTTGGGAAAAAATGCCACCAGATCATCGAATTGCTGTATTTTAAAGGCCTGACGCAGAAAGAGTCTTCGGACTATTTGGACATCCCCCTGGGGACTGTTAAAACGCGGGTCCGCAACTGCATCTCCCGTCTTCGTAAAAATTTAGTCGACTGATGGATGTTCAAGCCTACATAGAATCCGGGATCCTCGAGCTGTACGTAGCCGGGGCACTTGGCGAAGACGAAAGCCGCGAGGTGACCCGCCTGGCTTCCGAACACCCGGAAATCCTGGCAGAAATACAGGCGATTGAATCGGCCTTTAACCGGTTGGGCAGCAGTCTGGCCCCGTCGGGTGCCCGGTTCGATTTTGAGTCAGTCCGGCAGCGGATCCAGGCGGATCCTTCGGAAGGACGGGCCGGGACCCCCGGCGTCAGGACCCTGGAACCCCGGAGGAAACCCTGGGCAACCTGGGCCGGCTGGGCGGCAGCCCTGGTACTCGGGGCCGGGCTTATATGGATGGCGAGCGAACGGCAGCGCCTGCAGGCCGATGTCCAGGTACTCCAGCAGGACAACCAGTTCCTGGAGCAACAGGTGGAGGCGACCCGGGAGGCCCTTGCCGACACCGATTCTATAATGCGGGAACTCCGGGACAAGAATATTTCCGTCGTGCCGCTCGACGGCCAACAGGTGGCCCCTGAGGCCTACGCCCGCGTGTACTGGAACCGGGATTCCGGGCAGTTGCTGATCGATGCGATCGGCCTGCCGGAGCCACCCCCGGGAATGGTCTATCAGGTATGGTCCCTGAAGCTGGATCCGCTGACCCCCACAAGTCTGGGCCTCCTGGAGGATTTTGCCTCCGAGGATGACCGGATCTTTGCCTTACCCAACCCGAATGAATCCGAGGCCTTTGGAATTACCCTGGAACCGGCAGGTGGAAGCGAGACACCCACCCTGGAGCAACTCTACACCCTCGGGGAGGTAAAAAAAGCTACTTAGTATCTTAGAATCACAAGCAGAACCGGATGCGATCCTATGGATTGGGGCGGAATAATTTCCCGTAGAGACGCTTGAGGGTGTCCGGTTTGCATCCGCAGTAAAAGAGTATCAAAAGGAAAAGGTTACTGAGGTTTACCCGCAGATAGGAATTCCGCTTATACTTCCGGGCGGAAACCACCATGTCATTATGGACGATTCGATAGGGGGTGCGGGCCCGTTTCATCCGACGAAAAAACTCAAAGTCTTCCATCAGGACCTGATCCGGGTCAAATCCGCCCAGGGCTTCAAACGTTTGTTTTTCAATAAACAGGCATTGATCCCCGCCTCCCGTAAAAAGCCCGTCCTTCCGGGTAAAATACCCATTGATCCGGAGCAGGAGCGTCGGGTTGTCGAAGCGATAGGAAAAAAAGCCCGCCTGGTAGTCTTCGGATAAGGTCCGGGAGATATCCCGGAAGAATTCGTCCGGCGGCCACACATCGGCATGTAAAAAGACGAGGGTTGTACCCCGGGCGCGCCTTGCACCTGCATTCATCTGGCTGGCCCGGCTTGTAGCCTCACATCTAACGGGTTCCAACCCCAGTTCCCTCAGGACCTCCGCAGAACCATCCCGGGTGGCACCGGACAGGACCGGCAGCAATTCCACGGGATGATCGCCCCGAATGCGCTGCAGGTGGGGGATTAACCGGCTCAGGTTGTTCCGTTCGTTATGGATGGGGATGACCACACTGATCATGGGCGGGAACTCGTAATTTGAAAAAATAAGGATGTTTTCGGAAATACGAGGTGACCCTCCGGGAGAAAAGTCCAGAAATTCCGGTTGGAGCCGCCAATAAGGTTCCTGGAGCGTATCAGTGCTTCATACGCAGCTGTCGTTCGGCTTTCTTGGTTTTTTGCAGGGAATGATGGGCCTGGTATACCATCACGGCAGAAAGTGCCATTGCGGTAATACCAAGGGAAAATAACAGGATTTCCATAACATATAGGTTTTAAGTTCCGGGCCTTTCGAAGGGGCGTCCGGCAGGCAGTTTGGGTTCTGGACTGGGCAATATATAGATTCGCGTCCATAATGAACAATAAAAATTCACAGTTTTCGATGAAAAGCCCTGATTCCCAAAAGGATCAGGGCTTATGTGTAGCAAAATCAATTTGAATCCTAAAAACCTCCGTTTCGAAAATGCTACATCTTCAATGTCCGCAACCGGGACAG
This genomic window from Robiginitalea biformata HTCC2501 contains:
- a CDS encoding bifunctional alpha/beta hydrolase/OsmC family protein, which codes for MKSESIRFTGAGNLQLAGKLELPADRKPAAFALFAHCFTCSKDLRAVREVARSLTMSGFGVLRFDFTGLGGSDGEFASTDFSRNIGDLVAASDFLKSHFEAPQLLVGHSLGGTACLAAAFELPDVRAVATIGSPANPKHVTGLLGESLETIETTGSAEVRIGGRPFRIRKEFLDDLEDHPLEERLGSLGKALLLLHSPQDTIVGIDQAERLYRAARHPKSFITLDGADHLLSLPSDARYAGSVIASWAARYTVQPDQPPLKTEQQVVASLEADAGFTTKMLVGNHRMLADEPESFGGRDLGPSPYELVAAGLSACTAMTLQMYAKRKKWDLQHVEVHTSHGKEHALDCDQCESGEARIDTFRREIRITGDLDEKQVQKLLEIADKCPVHRTLHGPVQILTRLSP
- a CDS encoding YdeI/OmpD-associated family protein, with protein sequence MIRSPEFETTLQDTHALALPDAVVRPFVEKDMRRVVVCARFEGKSVRYHAALQKRHGAFYIMFNRKNQKSLGVFPNDYFTVRLEEDQTEFGVDLPPELEEVFRQDTDALEMFRQLTPGACRSVIYWVRGVASPQRRIERSLTVSRRLHQGAKTASDLVKGKPD
- a CDS encoding superoxide dismutase family protein; the encoded protein is MKKTTISVIALLFAISFSCKETKKEADAAADEMEENMETVTEEVSEEIVKFTMEPKSDSGVQGDVSFTEKDGTVMMEASFTGLSAGEHAIHIHQNADCSAADGTSAGGHWNPTGEPHGQWGDEAGYHKGDIGNFTAAEDGTATVEFETDQWCLGCEDPNKNIIGKAVIVHQGADDFTSQPSGAAGARVSCTGIIQ
- a CDS encoding RNA polymerase sigma factor — protein: MEQDLLIEQFKAGRLAAFKELHTRYAPNICGVIHTILRNRERAEELTQDVFVKIWDYRASYDASKGRFFTWVLNIARNAAIDELRSKSHKEQQLNLHTTFFVDMAEEQEEQTFGVDMNRVKGLIRGLGKKCHQIIELLYFKGLTQKESSDYLDIPLGTVKTRVRNCISRLRKNLVD
- a CDS encoding anti-sigma factor, whose amino-acid sequence is MDVQAYIESGILELYVAGALGEDESREVTRLASEHPEILAEIQAIESAFNRLGSSLAPSGARFDFESVRQRIQADPSEGRAGTPGVRTLEPRRKPWATWAGWAAALVLGAGLIWMASERQRLQADVQVLQQDNQFLEQQVEATREALADTDSIMRELRDKNISVVPLDGQQVAPEAYARVYWNRDSGQLLIDAIGLPEPPPGMVYQVWSLKLDPLTPTSLGLLEDFASEDDRIFALPNPNESEAFGITLEPAGGSETPTLEQLYTLGEVKKAT
- a CDS encoding TIGR04283 family arsenosugar biosynthesis glycosyltransferase, which translates into the protein MISVVIPIHNERNNLSRLIPHLQRIRGDHPVELLPVLSGATRDGSAEVLRELGLEPVRCEATSRASQMNAGARRARGTTLVFLHADVWPPDEFFRDISRTLSEDYQAGFFSYRFDNPTLLLRINGYFTRKDGLFTGGGDQCLFIEKQTFEALGGFDPDQVLMEDFEFFRRMKRARTPYRIVHNDMVVSARKYKRNSYLRVNLSNLFLLILFYCGCKPDTLKRLYGKLFRPNP